The segment GGCACAAGGCGCGGCGCGGCGTCGGCGTCGTCGGCCGCGACTTCCGCAACCGGGCGATCGGCACGACCGCGAGCGTGCGCTCGCTGTTCGATGCATCGCCGGTGGACGACGCCGTGCTCGCCGACCGGGTGCGCGCGTGTCTCGGGCGCGCGGTCACGCACCCGGCGTCGATCGAGGTCGAGGTGAAAGACGGCGTCGTGACGCTGTCCGGGCCGATCCTCGAGGACGAGGCCCCGCTGCTGATCGATCACGTGCGCGGCGTCCGCGGCGTGCGGGACGTGCACAACCGGCTCGAGGTGCACGCCGAGCCGGGACGGATTCCCGGCCTCCAAGGGCATCCGCGGCGCCGGCCGGGACAGCGCTCCGCATTCATGCAGGCGAACTGGTCCCCGACCGCGCGTGCGATCGGCGGTCTCGCGGGCGCTGCGGCCGCGCTCTACGGGCTGAACCGACGGACTCCGCTCGGCACGATGCTCGGTGCCGGCGGCATGCTGCTGCTCTCGAGGGCCGCGACGAACCTCGAGATGCGGCGCCTCTTCGGCGTCGGCGCGACGCGCCATGCCGTGGATATCCAGAAGACGATCCACATCCACGCGCCCGTCGAGAAAGTGTTTCAACTTTGGCAGGACTTCGAGAGCTACCCGTCGTTCATGACGCACGTGCGGCGCGTGCGCCGCGTGAACGACGGGCGCGAAAACCGCGACCGGTGGCGCTGGACCGTGTGCGGCCCGAAAGGCATCGAGCTCGAGTTCGACTCGGTCGTGACCGCCCGCGAGGAGAATCGCCTGCTCGCGTGGAGCACGGAGAGCGGCGCCCTCGTCCAGCATGCCGGCCGCGTGCAGTTCCAGGGCCACCCGGACGGGACGACGACGGTCGACATCAAGATGGTCTACAACCCCGTGGCCGGCGCGGTGGGTCACGCGGTCGCGTGGCTGCTCGGCGCGGACCCGAAGCACCAGATGAACGACGATCTGATGCGGATGAAGTCGTTCCTCGAAACCGGCAAGGCGCCGCACGACGCGGCCTCCAGGACCCACGCCGAGCACCGGGCGGCGCGGCCGGCGGGCAACGGATCCGGCGCGCCCCGGCCGGAGGAGCCGACGCAGCCGCAGCCGGCCGCCTGAGGCGAGGCTACATGCGGCCCGCGCGGTAGTCGTCGAACGCCTGGTAGATCTCGTCCGGCGTGTTCATCACGAACGGGCCGTAGCGGGCGATCGGCTCGTTCAGCGGACGGCCGCCGACGAGGATCAGGCGGCACCCCTGCTCCGCCGCGGCCCGCAAGTCGACCCGCGGCCCGTGGCCGAGCAGCGCCAGCTCGCCGCGGTCGAGCCGCTCGGCGCCTCCCGGCGGCCCGACCTCGGCCGCGCCCTGGTAGACGTAGACGAACACGTTGTGGCCTTCCGGCACCGCGACCGTGTACGACGCGCCCGCGTCGAGCCTCAGGTCGTGGTAGACCGGCTCGGTGGCCACCGCGGTGACCGGGCCGTCGGCGCCGTCGAGGCGGCCGGCGATCACGCGCGCCGTGACGCCCGGCGCGGGCTCGATTTCCGGGATCCGATCCGCCTGGATGTCCTGGTACCGCGGGGCCGTCATCTTGTCGCGGGCCGGCAGGTTGACCCAGAGCTGAAAGCCCCACATCAACCCCTCCTCCTGCTCCGGAAACTCCGAATGCACGATCCCGCGCCCGGCCGTCATCCACTGCACGCTGCCCGGCCCCAGGAGGCCGGTGTTGCCCTGGTTGTCGCCGTGCCGCATGCGTCCGGCCAGCATGTACGTGACGGTTTCGAAGCCGCGGTGCGGGTGGTTCGGAAAGCCCGCGATGTAGTCGTTCGGATCGTCCGACCGGAACTCGTCGAGCAGCAGGAACGGATCGAAGTGATCGAGGATCGGCGTGCCGATCACGCGCGTCATCCGCACGCCCGCGCCGTCGCTCGTCGGCTGCCCGCGAATCTTTCTCACGATGCGGCGGGACTCGGCCGCCGTGTCCGTCGTAGCCATGTGCGTCCTCGAAGGTCGGAGGCGAATGCGAAGCCCCTGGGCGAAATGGCGATTGTACCGCGGCGCCGTGAGAAATCGCCCCGACTGGGCTAGAATCGGGCCATCGGCCGGCACCCTGCCCTCGATCTTGCGAGCCGCAGCGGCAGCCCGGGCTTCAAGCACCGCCTCCGAGGAGTAGATTCATGGTCGCCAAGCTTTCAGAGCCGAAGATCATCTCCGACGCGGACATTGACCCGCGCCACGACTGGTCGCGCGCGATCTACGCGCCGGGCACGATGAACGTGGATTTCGAGGAGCGGGTCGACTTCCGCCGCCTGCACCGTTACCGCCTGGCGCGCACCCGGCAGGCGCTCGCGAATTCGGATCTCGGCGCGATCCTCACGTTCGACGCGAACAACATCCGCTACATGACGAGCACGATGATCGGCGAGTGGTCGCGCGACAAGATGTGCCGGTTCGCG is part of the Gammaproteobacteria bacterium genome and harbors:
- a CDS encoding pirin family protein — translated: MATTDTAAESRRIVRKIRGQPTSDGAGVRMTRVIGTPILDHFDPFLLLDEFRSDDPNDYIAGFPNHPHRGFETVTYMLAGRMRHGDNQGNTGLLGPGSVQWMTAGRGIVHSEFPEQEEGLMWGFQLWVNLPARDKMTAPRYQDIQADRIPEIEPAPGVTARVIAGRLDGADGPVTAVATEPVYHDLRLDAGASYTVAVPEGHNVFVYVYQGAAEVGPPGGAERLDRGELALLGHGPRVDLRAAAEQGCRLILVGGRPLNEPIARYGPFVMNTPDEIYQAFDDYRAGRM
- a CDS encoding SRPBCC family protein — protein: MNSRLMMMLGAGIGAATMYYFDPARGRYRRALVRDQLVHTGHKARRGVGVVGRDFRNRAIGTTASVRSLFDASPVDDAVLADRVRACLGRAVTHPASIEVEVKDGVVTLSGPILEDEAPLLIDHVRGVRGVRDVHNRLEVHAEPGRIPGLQGHPRRRPGQRSAFMQANWSPTARAIGGLAGAAAALYGLNRRTPLGTMLGAGGMLLLSRAATNLEMRRLFGVGATRHAVDIQKTIHIHAPVEKVFQLWQDFESYPSFMTHVRRVRRVNDGRENRDRWRWTVCGPKGIELEFDSVVTAREENRLLAWSTESGALVQHAGRVQFQGHPDGTTTVDIKMVYNPVAGAVGHAVAWLLGADPKHQMNDDLMRMKSFLETGKAPHDAASRTHAEHRAARPAGNGSGAPRPEEPTQPQPAA